From a single Peromyscus maniculatus bairdii isolate BWxNUB_F1_BW_parent chromosome 4, HU_Pman_BW_mat_3.1, whole genome shotgun sequence genomic region:
- the Gzf1 gene encoding GDNF-inducible zinc finger protein 1, which yields MKMESSTVLLESKSSPLNLLHEMHELRLLGHLCDVTVSVEYQGVHEDFMAHKAVLAATSKFFKEVFLNEKSVDGTKTNVCLNEVQVDDFASFLEFVYTARVRVEEDRVQRMLEVAEKLKCLDLSETCLQLKKQMLESVLLELQTFSESQEVEASSGPQVSVTPSSKASVPGEDAHSNGIVDSSDYPIERLDNGLLPETPSRKCKEKLDKKKDVAKPPYPKIGRASGRLAGRKVFVEIPKKKYTRRLREQQKRAEEAAENDRGPQDQTPDDERTETEPASKSEACPASVELEEGLQRKEQEGMKEEEEGKDGEKKSNFQCTVCDKSFLYEKSFLKHIRLHYGVTTEVVFRCDTCGQTFANSCNLKSHQRHVHSTERHFPCEMCAKKFKRKKDVKRHVLQVHEGGGERHRCGQCGKGLSSKTSLRLHERTHTGDRPYGCTNCEAKFSQPSALKTHMRIHTGERPFVCDECGARFTQNHMLIYHKRCHTGEKPFMCETCGKSFASKEYLKHHNRIHTGSKPFKCEVCFRTFAQRNSLYQHAKVHTGERPYCCDQCGKQFTQVNALQRHHRIHTGEKPFMCNACGRTFTDKSTLRRHTSIHDKNTPWKSFLVIVDGSPKNDEGHKTDQPDDECASPKLSDRLLSFGENSHFNNLLEVQGNVPAMQENSSTDTACKAVVSQDALLTTAISELSELTPQTGPMPTHLPSLTNME from the exons ATGAAGATGGAAAGTAGCACAGTTTTGCTGGAATCCAAATCTTCACCGTTGAACCTTCTGCATGAGATGCATGAGCTCCGACTTCTGGGACATCTGTGTGATGTCACAGTCAGTGTAGAGTATCAGGGTGTCCATGAAGACTTCATGGCCCATAAAGCAGTGCTGGCAGCCACCAGCAAGTTTTTTAAGGAAGTGTTCCTGAATGAGAAGAGTGTAGACGGTACCAAGACTAACGTCTGTTTAAATGAAGTTCAGGTTGATGACTTTGCTTCATTTCTGGAGTTTGTCTATACTGCCAGGGTGCGTGTAGAAGAAGATCGAGTGCAGCGGATGCTAGAAGTGGCTGAAAAGCTAAAGTGTTTGGACCTGTCTGAAACATGCTTACAGCTAAAGAAGCAGATGCTGGAGTCAGTCCTTTTGGAATTGCAGACTttctctgagtctcaggaagtggaggccagCAGTGGCCCCCAGGTGAGTGTGACCCCCAGCTCCAAAGCAAGTGTACCAGGAGAGGATGCTCACTCCAACGGCATTGTAGATTCCTCTGACTATCCCATAGAGAGATTGGACAATGGCCTTTTGCCAGAAACGCCATCCAGGAAGTGCAAGGAGAAACTGGACAAGAAGAAAGATGTGGCTAAGCCTCCCTACCCTAAAATCGGACGAGCTAGTGGGAGGCTGGCTGGAAGAAAGGTGTTTGTGGAAATCCCTAAAAAGAAATATACAAGAAGGCTCCGAGAACAGCAGAAACGTGCAGAGGAAGCTGCAGAGAACGACAGGGGTCCCCAGGACCAAACCCCAGACGAtgaaaggacagagacagagccagCTTCCAAAAGTGAGGCTTGCCCTGCTAGTGTGGAACTGGAGGAAGGCCTGCAGAGGAAGGAACAGGAggggatgaaggaggaggaagaagggaaagatggGGAGAAGAAGAGTAACTTCCAGTGCACAGTCTGTGATAAGTCCTTCCTGTACGAGAAGAGTTTCCTGAAACACATCAGGCTCCACTACGGTGTGACCACGGAGGTAGTGTTCCGATGCGACACTTGTGGCCAGACCTTCGCCAACAGCTGCAACCTGAAGAGCCACCAGCGCCACGTGCACAGCACGGAGCGCCACTTCCCGTGTGAGATGTGTGCAAAGAAGTTCAAGCGTAAGAAGGACGTGAAACGGCATGTGCTCCAGGTGCATGAGGGTGGCGGCGAGCGGCACCGATGTGGCCAGTGTGGCAAGGGCCTGAGCTCCAAGACTTCTCTGCGGCTGCACGAGCGCACACACACGGGTGACAGGCCCTATGGCTGCACCAATTGTGAGGCCAAGTTCTCGCAGCCCTCAGCGCTCAAGACCCACATGAG AATTCATACAGGGGAAAGGCCTTTTGTCTGTGATGAATGTGGTGCAAGATTCACTCAGAACCACATGCTGATTTATCATAAAAGGTGCCACACAG GTGAAAAGCCTTTTATGTGTGAGACATGTGGCAAGAGTTTTGCTTCTAAGGAGTACTTAAAACACCATAATAGAATCCACACTGGATCTAAACCCTTTAAATGTGAAGTGTGTTTTCGGACCTTTGCCCAGCGGAATTCCCTTTACCAGCATGCTAAAGTCCACACAG GAGAGCGGCCTTATTGTTGTGACCAGTGTGGGAAGCAGTTCACCCAGGTAAATGCCCTCCAGCGCCACCATCGAatccacacaggagagaaaccatTCATGTGCAATGCGTGTGGACGGACATTTACTGACAAGTCCACTCTCCGGAGGCACACCTCA atACATGATAAGAATACGCCGTGGAAGTCTTTCCTTGTCATTGTAGATGGCTCCCCCAAGAATGATGAAGGACATAAGACAGACCAACCCGATGATGAATGTGCATCACCCAAACTTTCAGATAGATTACTATCTTTTGGTGAAAATAGCCATTTTAACAACCTACTGGAAGTTCAAGGTAACGTGCCTGCCATGCAGGAGAATAGCTC